Sequence from the Marinobacter antarcticus genome:
TGAACACGCCGAACGCGAATATCTCCGGGACCGGCTTGCCCTCTTCAATACCCTCAACGTTCAGTTTCATGGCGCTTTCTCCTGTCGGTTATTGCAGTTAATTGCTGGGCTCTGTCTAAATGATTGTGCCAGAGACTAACCCATTCTGTGATAATACGTTGTATCAGCGGTATCGTACGCATGTCCAACCGACCTTCCAGTAACGCGTAAAACGGAGACCAGATGAACGAGCACAAGCCCGGCCAGCCGCAACAACCAGAGAGCCAGCTGGATGAAGACGCCATCGCCTTCGCCCAGGGGATTTTTGAGCTGGCACGTAACGGCGGCACCAATATGCTGCGCCCTCTGCTGGAAGCGGGAGTACCCGCAGACATACGCACCAGCGACGGCGACAGCCTGCTGATGCTCGCCGCCGGCAACGGCCATGCAGATACGGTGCAACTTCTGTTGGAAAAAGGCGCCAACCCAGAGCTACAGGACGCAGACGGTAATACCGCTCTGAGCCTTGCCCGCGCCATGGGTGCACAGGACGTCATCAAACACCTGGAACGCTAAGCCTCCGACCTCCTCAAAGAGCACCGCATGTTCAACAAAGGCGAGATTATTCACCACAGCCGGGACAAACTCGGCAGTATTCTGGTGATCGACTACCGCAAACATCGGGTACTGACCTTCAATTCGATATTTGAGCAGAGCAAGATCGACCGGCGATACCCCTACATTCCTGTGCACGAATATAGCCGGGCGATGCTCCTGCCAGCCGCCTTTTGCCCCCCGCAGCACGTCACCATACTGGGGCTGGGCGGCGGCGTAATGGCCAGTGCTTTTCATCACCTTTATCCGGATTGCCATGTGCACGCGGTTGAACTGAGGCAGGCGGTGCTGGATGTGGCTCGGGAATACTTCGGGTTACCCGACAGCGAACGCCTGAGCGTGACCATTGCCGATGCCCGCAATGCCCTGAGCGATCTTCCCGATGCCATTACCGATATGATCCTGGCAGACCTGTACAGCGCAGACCGTATGAGCCCAGCGCAGGCGCAGCGCCAGTTTGTAGAAAGCTGCAGCCGGGCACTGAGCCCTGGTGGTTGGCTGGTTCTGAACTACCACCGCGCGCCCGATCCCGAAGGGCCCTACTTCCGCCAGCTGAGAAAGCACTTTGCCACTCTGCTTATGTTCAAAAGCAAAACCAACAATACCGTTGTGTACGCCAGCAAACAGCCCTTCGACCCTATAAACCCGAAAGATCCCTCTCTTGCCGGCCTGGAAAAGCGGCTGCCGATCGACTGGAGCCGGCTAATGAGCAGGGTCAGCCGGCTTTGAATTCAACCGGGGAACTCATACCACCTCAGGACCACTTTTCCTGGGGCGGGGTGTAGTCCCTGAAGCCATCGAGCAGCTCTGTCGGAGTTTTCGCCACCACGATCATGTCCAAGTACTGCTGCTTTACAAACCCGGCGGCTACCATGGTTTTCACCATGTCCAGCAACGAATCATAAAATCCGTCAACGTTATAGAAAGCACAAGGTTTCCGGTGGAAACCAAGCTGGGCCCAGGTCCAGACCTCGAAGATTTCTTCCAGCGTGCCGATGCCGCCCGGCAAAGCGACAAAGCTATCGGCCAGCTCGGCCATCTTCGCCTTGCGTTCATGCATGTTGTTCACAACAAAAAGCTCGGTAAGGTCCGGGTGCGCCAGCTCCCGATTGACCAGATGCTGCGGGATAACGCCATAAACCTTGCCGCCGCTGGCAAGCACGGCATCGGCAATAATACCCATCAGGCCGACATGCCCACCGCCAAACACCAGATCTATGCCGTTATTACCGAAGAACTCACCCAGTTCTCTGGCTTTTTCAGCGTACATCGGCTCACTACCTGAGCGAGAACCACAGTAAACTGCTACTTTCATACTTTCCTGTCTCTTGCTGTGTGTCTAAATAATCGATACGTGTTCCGACCAATTGTGCCGACGGCACAGGCCGCGTTAGTATTATTATGGCAGTGTTAGTATCCTACCTTGTAAGCAGGCCCCAGTGACGACAGCCAAGCGTTTTTCTGAAAGAGCGCTTGGCTTTCTTTACTTACAGGCCTGATTGCTATGGATAATCTTCACCATATTGTTGTAGTCGGCGGCGGTGCCGGCGGTCTCGAACTTGTTACCAGCCTGGGCAAGAAGCTTGGTAAAAAGCGCAAAGCACGCATCACCCTCGTTGATGCAGGGCTGACTCACGTCTGGAAACCTCTGCTGCACGAAGTTGCATCCGGTTCTCTGGACGCCAGCTCCAACGAAATCAACTACCGGGCCCACGCCAGCAAGCACCACTACGAATTCCAGCTTGGGTGCATGAGTGGCCTGAACCGTGAAACCAAAGAACTGGTGATAGCGCCCTTTCTCGATAGAGATGGCGCAGAGGTGGTTCCCGAACGTCACCTGCAATACGATACGCTGGTTATCGCTGTTGGCAGCACTGCCAATGATTTTGGCACCCCTGGCGCTCAGGAAAACTGCCTGTTCCTGGACGGCCTGAAACAGGCTCAGCGCTTTCATGACTTACTGCTCAACGCTTTCTTGCGCAAAAACCATGAAGCCCTGCAGGGCCGGGATCATATACTGAACATCAGCATTATAGGGGCAGGTGCCACGGGCGTTGAGCTGGCTGCTGAACTGAGGTTGGCCTCACGAGAATTGCCGGTGTACGGCATGAACCACCTGAAAGCCTCCGATGTCTGCATCACCGTGATCGAGGCAGCCGATCGGATTCTGCCTGCACTGCCCGGCCGGCTCTCGGCAGCAGCTACCAAGGAACTTGGGCACCAGCATGTGAACGTTCTGAACGGCCAGCCCGTAAGCGAAATTCGCCCCGGTGTTGTTGTGCTGAAAGATGGCACGGAGCTGCCCTCGGAAATGACCGTTTGGGCCGCCGGCATCAAGGCACCAGCGTTTCTGGCCAACCTCGATGGCCTGGAATCCAACCGTGGCAACCAACTGGTGGTGCACCAGACCCTGCAAACCACCCAGGATACCGATATATTTGCCTTCGGCGACTGCGCCGCCTGCCCCCAACCGAATTCCGACCGGCCCGTCGCCCCCCGCGCCCAGGCTGCCCACCAGCAAGCCGATGCCTTGTTTGAAACTCTGTGCAACCGGCTGGAAGGCAAAGACGCCGTACCCTTTGTTTACAACGACTACGGCTCGCTGATCAACTTCAGCCGCTATACCACTGTAGGCAACCTGATGGGCAATCTCTCTGGCCGCAGCATGTACATCGAAGGCAAAGTCGCCCGGCTATTTTATGTATCGCTGTACCGCATGCACCAGGTGGCTCTGCATGGCTTTTTACGCACTGCCGTGATTTGGTTTATGGACAAGATGAACCGGGCGATGCAGCCGAGGTTGAAGTTGCATTGATAGACTCAACAATGGTGCTCCAGTGAAGGCAGCGGAATGACAACAAGAAAGAAATGATGGTTTCATGAGAATTGGAAAGGCAACAAAGCAACAGCCATATCCACGAGACATTTCTGGAACGAAGCGGAACCACAATTGAGCTGCCAGGTAAGTTTTCGCCATCGCCAGAATTTATACGCTGGCATCGTGAACGCCTTTTCATACAGTGAAAAAGTATAGAAGGATGCGATGCTTAAGCTTGCAAAGCACATTTTAAACGTCGAGCCACTCTGGGCTTTTGTGAAAAACCCCATTCACCCAATACTCATCCCGCCCCGGCCTGCGATCAGCGGTTTGCCAGATCGTTATCTTTTTGAGCTGCTGTAAAGCCCTTGCCCAGCTTTCCAGTTGCACCTCAGTAGCGTCGGTAAAGTCGCGGCCATTGTGTTCGCGCTGGCCCTCACCACGTTTGAAGCTCACGTATAAAACGCCGCCGGGCTTCAGAGCCTGCCAGAGTTTCGCCAGTGCCTGGGGTATCTGTTGCAAAGGGAGATGGAGCAGGCTGGCGCAGGCCCATATGCCATCGTAGACCTGATATTCGCTAACCTGATCAAACGTGCGAACGGAAACGGGGTGGCTTATGGCGCTGGATGCAAGATCGGCCAGCTTCTCGGAGGCATCGAAGGCGGTAACGCGATAGCCTCGGGCCAGAAACTCGCGGGAGTCCCGGCCGGAACCGCAGCCAGCGTCAAAAATGTGGGCGTTTTCGGGCAAGTGGGGTAAAAACCCATCGTACAACGCAGACATATCCACGTGCAGCGTTTCATTCAGAAACGCCTGTGCATGCTTGTTGTAGTAGGCAACCGATTGGCTCATACCGGGAAACTTCCTTTTATTATCGTCAGAGCACAATACAGTCTTGCCTGCGTCGAACGAAGACAAAGGCGTTATTGTGATCAAGCCGTCCCTCAAGAAGTACGGTATTTTTTCCGCCGAAAGCCCTCGGGGGAATGGTGCGTCCATGAACCACATAGTGGCCGTTTGCATTTCCCGGCCCACACTCACCTGATTTGTAAAAATGATTAAACGCTATTCGGCTCGGGAAGCGATCCGCCTGAATCTGTCTTTAACATGGCTCCGACATCGATGATTTGCCACCTATCAAGATGCGTAAAGGTTATTCTTACTTGCGCCCTGTAACGTGGCGACGGAGCAGGGTGAACAATCTGCTATTCACTCTTGCTTGTCTACTGGGCCTGCGATGGGCAAAATTGAGGGGCGATGGAGCGGGTGATGGGAATCGAACCCACGTGTGCAGCTTGGGAAGCTGCCGTTCTACCATTGAACTACACCCGCCAGAAGGCGTGACTACCCGCGCAATATAAGCGCTTCAGCCGGTCCCCGGCAAGCATTCTCTTTCGGAGTTCTGATGGATCCAACGCTCACCCTGGTAGGTGCCCTGATGATTGTCATCAGCATCGTTCTGAGCCCGCTTTCCAGCCGGGTCGGTATGCCGGTACTGCTGATTTTTCTGGTGGTGGGCATGATGATGGGCAAAGACGGCCCAGGCGGTATTGAGTTCGACGATTTCCAGCTCTCTTTCCTTGTCGCTAATCTGGCGCTCGGCGTTATCCTGCTTGATGGCGGCATGCGCACCCGGGCAGAAACCTTCCGTGTGGGTTTGAAACCCGCACTGGTATTGGCAACTTTTGGTGTTGCCATGACGGCCTTGGGGGCTGCATTCGTCGCCTGGCTGGTGTTCGATCTGCACTGGATGACGGCCCTGCTCATCGGCTCCATCATCTCATCAACCGACGCGGCAGCCGTATTTTCACTGTTGCAGGGTCGTGGACTGCACTTGAATGAGCGTGTAAGCGCCACCCTGGAAATTGAATCCGGCAGCAACGACCCTATGGCGATCTTCCTGACGCTGATGATGGTCACGCTGATTACCAGCGGTGGCGAACACGCTGTCCAGGACTCGCTGATTCTGCTGATAAAGCAGTTCAGCATTGGCGGCGTTGGCGGTATCGTCGGCGGTTTTCTGATTGCTGAGCTGGCCAATCGCATTCGCCTGACTCCGTCTCTTTATCCACTGCTGGTGGTCGCCGCCGGTATTCTGGTGTTTTCTGCCATCAACGCCCTCGGCGGCAGCGGGTTTCTGGCCATCTACCTGTGTGGCGTTGTGATTGGCAACCGCCAGGTACGGATGATGCCCATGATTCTCCAGGTACACGATGGTCTGGCATGGCTGGCCCAGCTCTGTCTGTTCCTGATTCTTGGCTTACTGGTTAATCCGTCCGACCTGCTTCCTCTGGCTGGAAGCGGCCTGATACTGGCGCTGGCGCTGATTTTTGTGATTCGTCCATTAACCGTGCTGCTGACTCTCTGGCCCTTCGGCTTTAACCGGCGTGAGCTTGGATTTATAAGCTGGGTGGGGCTTCGTGGCGCCGTGCCCATTGTTCTGGCCCTTTTCCCGATTATTGCCGGCTTGCCCGAGGCACAGCTGGTTTTCCATGCCGCGTTTTTTATTGTGCTGGTGTCCCTGCTGGTTCAGGGAACGACCCTTACACCGCTGGCACGTAAGCTGCGCCTGGAAATCCCTGCAAACGGCGAGCCCTTTCGACGTTTGCCGCTGGACGCGCCTGCGGCCGGGGACCACGAGCTGATGCTGTTCCCTTTACGGGGTGAAAACTGGGAAACACCAAGACTATTGGGCCAGCTGCGCTTTCCGGAAAACACTGCCGTTGCAGGGGTGTTCCGCAATCGGGTCTGCCTGCAACCCAATGCAGATCTTGAAGTATCCAGTGGCGATATGGTCGCCATGTTTGCCACGCCCAGCGTGCTGAAGGAGTTGGGCAAGTCACTGAGTGGGCGCCATACACCAAAATATCTTGCAGACAGGGCGTTCTTCGGGGACTTTGTACTGAACGGAGATGCGCTACTCGGTGACGTGGAACAGGTTTATGGCATCGAATTCAATGAGCTGCCACCGGAGTTGTCATTGGCGGAGTGCTTTGCGCGGCGCACCAAAGGTCACCCGGTTGTTGGCGATACCGTTGTTCTGGGGCCCGTTACTCTGGTGGCAAGGGCCACAGAGGCAGACCAGGTTACCAAGGTTGGTCTGAAAATGGACAAGTCACAAAATGCCTGATATCTGCACCGGATAACCATAAAAGTTAACAAAACCCCTTAACATCTGGCCAATCGGTTATGTTATAAACAGTCCTGCGTAAAAATTAATCATTGGTAAGTTAAGGTTATGGCTATTCCCCGTTTATTAATCCTGTGCCTTCTGGCTCTGTTTTTTTCAGCAAGCTTTCCGGCCTACGGCTCAGAATTGCTGGCCAAGGCAGATTCCCACATGCCGGCAAAGGACGATGCGCTAGGCAATTCTCTGGTGGTTAACAAGGTGCTGGTAAAAAAAGAGCAGCGTCGTCTCTATCTGATGAACGGGGAAAAAGTGATCCGGAGTTACCGCATATCGCTCGGTGATAATCCGGAGGGGCACAAGCTTTTTGAGGGCGACGAGCGCACGCCAGAAGGCGATTACACGCTGGACTGGCGTAACTCTGGCAGCGATTTTTACAAATCCATTCACATTTCCTACCCAAGTGGAAAAGACCGTGAAATGGCGGAAAGCTGGGGTCTGGACCCCGGTGGCAGCATTATGATTCACGGCCTGCCCAATGGCGCAGAAGACATGGCGTTTGCTTATACAGGCCTCGACTGGACCAACGGCTGCATCGCCGTTAACAATCAGGAGATAGATGAAATCTGGCAACTGGTCAATGACGGAACACCCATCAGAATCCTCCCCTGATCATTTCTCTATGACACAAGAATTAAGTTGTTGTCACAACCTGAAAAAAATTTACGTATACTTAGTTAACATTTCCTCTCAGAGTGTTTTACACTGTTTTACGACTCCGGTAGTCAATGCCTATCGGGCCGAAGCTGAGAGGAAGTCGTCTGAACTGACTTTCGGACCAACAGGAAGTAATTCGATCAATAAGGGGATTTATAATGCGTAAACTGACGATCGCCGGAATCGCACTGGCTACTGCTCTGACCGCAGGTTGTGCAACTACCGACCAGGGCGCTCTCGACGAAGCCAATGCAACTGCCAGCTCTGCTGAGATGACTGCAGATAAGGCAATGAACACCGCTAACAGCGCTGCCAGCTCTGCTCGTTCTGCACAGAAGACTGCAGACCAGGCCCTGGCCGCTGCTAAAGCAGCTCAGAAGTCTGCTGACGAAGCAAACGAGCGCGCTAAGCGTATGCTCGAGCGCTCCAGCCAGAAGTAAGGCTGAAGGTTAAGCACTGAAAAAAGGCCGGGAATCCCGGCCTTTTTTATTTCCTCCTCATACTCCCTGCACAGCGTTTCCAACCAGCCTGATAATACGACGCGTTACGACTCCGATTGCTGTGGCTGACTCTTGTCGGTCGCCTTCTCCATAAACATCTTTAGCATGTCTAAGGGTAGCGGGAAAACAATGGTGGATGAGTTGGTGTTGCTCATATCCGACAAAGTTTGCAGGTAACGCAATTGCATGGCACCGGAATCGGCTGACATCACCTGCGCAGCTTCCAGCAGCTTTTGAGATGCCTGCAATTCGCCCTCCGCGTGAATCACTTTCGCCCGCCGCTCACGTTCAGCTTCAGCCTGGCGCGCAATAGCACGAATCATGGATTCATTTAGATCCACATGTTTGATTTCCACGTTGGCGACCTTGATACCCCATTCTTCAGTCTGAGCATCAAGAATCTCCTGAATATCGGAGTTGAGCCTGTCCCGCTCAGACAGCATTTCATCCAGATCATGCTTACCCAGTACCGATCGCAAGGTGGTCTGGGACAACTGGCTGGTAGCAGCGTTGAAATCCTCCACCCGGATAATCGCACGCTCTGGATCCACAACCCGAAAATAGAGCACCGCGTTCACCCGCACGGTCACGTTATCCCGGGAAATCACGTCCTGGCTGGGCACATCCAGTGTGATTACCCGCAAATCCACCCGTACAATCTGCTGAATACCGGGAATCACAATGATCAGCCCAGGGCCTTTTACACCCTGGAATCGACCCAGAAAAAACACCACGCCGCGCTGGTACTCCGGCAAAATTTTGATGGCAGAACCCAGAATCAGCAGTAACACTACTATGGGTGCCAGCCAGGGAATCAGATCACCGATCATAAAGCCTCCTCGTTTCGCTGCTGGTTACTATGTGTCCGGTCAGCGTGCCGGCCGGCCGCTTCTACGCTAACGGTCAAACCGTCAATCCCGGTTACCTGTAAAGCATCGCCCTGTCGTACAGGATTGTCGCTCTCGGCCTTCCAGCGCTCTCCGCTGAGCCGTGCGTGGCCCCGGTAAGTATTATGCTCTTTGCGGAAATCATCCAGAGCAACCGCCTTTTCCCGGACTATCTGCTCGGTACCGCTTACAGGATGTTTTTTGCGTAATCCAACGAACCGGGTGACTGTCCACAGAATGAAACCTGCCGCCACAGCTGCAGTACCGCCAATGACCGGCAGAGAGATCGCACGATGGCTGCCGTCCATAAGAATGACCGATCCGGTAACAAACGCAACCAGGCCGCCCACACCGAGAATGCCAAAACTGGGGATAAAAGATTCACCGACAATAAACGCCAACCCCAGAAGAACCAATGCCAACCCGGCGTAGTTAACTGACAGCACCTGGAACGCAAACATCGCCAGGATCAGGCAGATGGCGCCAATAACGCCCGGCACCACGCCGCCCGGGTTCGCCAGCTCAAAGATAATGCCGTAGAACCCGATAATCATCAGGAAGTAGGCAACGTTGGGATGGGTAATCACAGAAAGCAGGCCGGTGCGCCAGCCCGGCTGCATGCGGACAATCTCCAGGCCGGCAGTCTGCAGGGTTCTATCGCCGGTGGCCATACGCACAGTGCGCCCGTCAATCTGGCGCATCAGCCCGGGTAGATCAGCCGCGACAACATCTACAACATTTCGCTCCAGCGCCTCACTGGCTCCCAGATTCACGGCTTCACGCACGGCTTCTTCAGCCCAGTCTGCATTTCTGCCATGGCGATCCGCGAGTCCTCGTATATAGCTGACTGCATCCTCCAGAACCTTGCGCTCCATAGCCGTTCCGCCGCGGCGCTTGCTGTTCTCGCCGGCACCGTCGTCTGGCGCCGTTTTCTGATCATCGCCGGAAGCACCGGCAGTGTCTTTTTCAGGCTGGGAGTCGGCAGGTGCTTCCGGGCTGCCCGGCAACCCACCCATCTGAACCGGCGTTGCGGAACCCAGATTGGTAGCAGGTGCCATAGCAGCGACATGGCTGCCGTAGAGAATATAGGTTCCGGCACTGGCGGCACGAGCACCCTGGGGAGAAACATAGGTCACCACCGGCACATCGGAGCCCAGAATGGTTTTGATCATTTCTCGCATAGAGTCCATAAGGCCGCCTGGCGTATCCATTTCCAGCACCACCAGCGCTGCACCTTCGGATTCGGCCCGGCGAATACCCCGGACAACATAATCCATGGTGGCGGGACCAATCACACCTTCAACCGTGAGAACCAGGGCGGTTCCGGAGCTCTTTTGCTGGGCAAATACCTGATGGGTCAGTGAAGCCAGTGAGAACAATGCGCCAGTCAGAAAAACCATGGCCCACACTCTCAACCATTTCTGACGGCCTGACCTGATAGGATGGTAGGACTGCATATCGCCTCCCCGGATCCAAAAGATGGTTCAGAACCCCCTGGCAAGCACCGAAACCGGCAGGATCAGAAATACAATTTCTGCTCAGGCTCTTCCGGTAAGGGGGGCTGTTTGTCTTTTGACGTCTTGTCGGACGCCATGCGTGTAACCTGTTCACCGACCATGGCAGGAATACCATCAGCCTGGTCTACTGCCAGCTCTATCGCCTTGCGCTGAACCTCAACACCCGGATGTTTCTGGCGAAATGCTTCAACTTCCCGGGTAACTTCACGCCAAAGGCGATCCCGATCCTGCTGACTGTATTCTTCATGGGGGCGATGAACCTCCAGCCAGACTTCGCCACCGGATATCCCCATTTTTACAGGATCATTAACAATCTGCACTGAAGTGCCCTTGCTCACCTGATAGACAAAGCGGGATATGTCTTCGTTATACATGCGAAAACAACCGTGACTCACCGGCATACCCACGCCAAACCGCTTGTTGGTGCCGTGAATCAGGTAACCCTGCTCACTCAACAGCAAGGCATGACTACCCAACGGGTTACCCGGGCCAGGGGGAATCATTCGGGGCAGAAAGTCGCCCGAGGCCTCATATTCTGCGCGAATGCTGGCAGGGGGGTACCATGCCGGCGATTCCAGTGGCATGGTTACCTTGGCATCTGTCAGTGGAGACGGGTTCTCAGAGGTACCAACGCCAACCGGATAAACCTGCACGCCATCCCCGGTAAAATAGTAAAGC
This genomic interval carries:
- a CDS encoding potassium/proton antiporter codes for the protein MDPTLTLVGALMIVISIVLSPLSSRVGMPVLLIFLVVGMMMGKDGPGGIEFDDFQLSFLVANLALGVILLDGGMRTRAETFRVGLKPALVLATFGVAMTALGAAFVAWLVFDLHWMTALLIGSIISSTDAAAVFSLLQGRGLHLNERVSATLEIESGSNDPMAIFLTLMMVTLITSGGEHAVQDSLILLIKQFSIGGVGGIVGGFLIAELANRIRLTPSLYPLLVVAAGILVFSAINALGGSGFLAIYLCGVVIGNRQVRMMPMILQVHDGLAWLAQLCLFLILGLLVNPSDLLPLAGSGLILALALIFVIRPLTVLLTLWPFGFNRRELGFISWVGLRGAVPIVLALFPIIAGLPEAQLVFHAAFFIVLVSLLVQGTTLTPLARKLRLEIPANGEPFRRLPLDAPAAGDHELMLFPLRGENWETPRLLGQLRFPENTAVAGVFRNRVCLQPNADLEVSSGDMVAMFATPSVLKELGKSLSGRHTPKYLADRAFFGDFVLNGDALLGDVEQVYGIEFNELPPELSLAECFARRTKGHPVVGDTVVLGPVTLVARATEADQVTKVGLKMDKSQNA
- a CDS encoding Lpp/OprI family alanine-zipper lipoprotein; this encodes MRKLTIAGIALATALTAGCATTDQGALDEANATASSAEMTADKAMNTANSAASSARSAQKTADQALAAAKAAQKSADEANERAKRMLERSSQK
- a CDS encoding L,D-transpeptidase family protein, producing MGFMEFKKYSTLMLLAGALVFQPLWAAEQSSTSEKPASGKAPDRSPRVPTFKVNGDLAGRLGVFTTRYEDTFAEVGSQLALGYLELVKANPGVDPWLPGEGTTITLPRQYVIPEARREGIVINLAEYRLYYFTGDGVQVYPVGVGTSENPSPLTDAKVTMPLESPAWYPPASIRAEYEASGDFLPRMIPPGPGNPLGSHALLLSEQGYLIHGTNKRFGVGMPVSHGCFRMYNEDISRFVYQVSKGTSVQIVNDPVKMGISGGEVWLEVHRPHEEYSQQDRDRLWREVTREVEAFRQKHPGVEVQRKAIELAVDQADGIPAMVGEQVTRMASDKTSKDKQPPLPEEPEQKLYF
- a CDS encoding spermidine synthase → MFNKGEIIHHSRDKLGSILVIDYRKHRVLTFNSIFEQSKIDRRYPYIPVHEYSRAMLLPAAFCPPQHVTILGLGGGVMASAFHHLYPDCHVHAVELRQAVLDVAREYFGLPDSERLSVTIADARNALSDLPDAITDMILADLYSADRMSPAQAQRQFVESCSRALSPGGWLVLNYHRAPDPEGPYFRQLRKHFATLLMFKSKTNNTVVYASKQPFDPINPKDPSLAGLEKRLPIDWSRLMSRVSRL
- a CDS encoding NAD(P)/FAD-dependent oxidoreductase, producing MDNLHHIVVVGGGAGGLELVTSLGKKLGKKRKARITLVDAGLTHVWKPLLHEVASGSLDASSNEINYRAHASKHHYEFQLGCMSGLNRETKELVIAPFLDRDGAEVVPERHLQYDTLVIAVGSTANDFGTPGAQENCLFLDGLKQAQRFHDLLLNAFLRKNHEALQGRDHILNISIIGAGATGVELAAELRLASRELPVYGMNHLKASDVCITVIEAADRILPALPGRLSAAATKELGHQHVNVLNGQPVSEIRPGVVVLKDGTELPSEMTVWAAGIKAPAFLANLDGLESNRGNQLVVHQTLQTTQDTDIFAFGDCAACPQPNSDRPVAPRAQAAHQQADALFETLCNRLEGKDAVPFVYNDYGSLINFSRYTTVGNLMGNLSGRSMYIEGKVARLFYVSLYRMHQVALHGFLRTAVIWFMDKMNRAMQPRLKLH
- a CDS encoding class I SAM-dependent methyltransferase, whose amino-acid sequence is MSQSVAYYNKHAQAFLNETLHVDMSALYDGFLPHLPENAHIFDAGCGSGRDSREFLARGYRVTAFDASEKLADLASSAISHPVSVRTFDQVSEYQVYDGIWACASLLHLPLQQIPQALAKLWQALKPGGVLYVSFKRGEGQREHNGRDFTDATEVQLESWARALQQLKKITIWQTADRRPGRDEYWVNGVFHKSPEWLDV
- a CDS encoding ankyrin repeat domain-containing protein, producing MNEHKPGQPQQPESQLDEDAIAFAQGIFELARNGGTNMLRPLLEAGVPADIRTSDGDSLLMLAAGNGHADTVQLLLEKGANPELQDADGNTALSLARAMGAQDVIKHLER
- a CDS encoding LOG family protein — its product is MKVAVYCGSRSGSEPMYAEKARELGEFFGNNGIDLVFGGGHVGLMGIIADAVLASGGKVYGVIPQHLVNRELAHPDLTELFVVNNMHERKAKMAELADSFVALPGGIGTLEEIFEVWTWAQLGFHRKPCAFYNVDGFYDSLLDMVKTMVAAGFVKQQYLDMIVVAKTPTELLDGFRDYTPPQEKWS
- a CDS encoding NfeD family protein, coding for MQSYHPIRSGRQKWLRVWAMVFLTGALFSLASLTHQVFAQQKSSGTALVLTVEGVIGPATMDYVVRGIRRAESEGAALVVLEMDTPGGLMDSMREMIKTILGSDVPVVTYVSPQGARAASAGTYILYGSHVAAMAPATNLGSATPVQMGGLPGSPEAPADSQPEKDTAGASGDDQKTAPDDGAGENSKRRGGTAMERKVLEDAVSYIRGLADRHGRNADWAEEAVREAVNLGASEALERNVVDVVAADLPGLMRQIDGRTVRMATGDRTLQTAGLEIVRMQPGWRTGLLSVITHPNVAYFLMIIGFYGIIFELANPGGVVPGVIGAICLILAMFAFQVLSVNYAGLALVLLGLAFIVGESFIPSFGILGVGGLVAFVTGSVILMDGSHRAISLPVIGGTAAVAAGFILWTVTRFVGLRKKHPVSGTEQIVREKAVALDDFRKEHNTYRGHARLSGERWKAESDNPVRQGDALQVTGIDGLTVSVEAAGRHADRTHSNQQRNEEAL
- a CDS encoding slipin family protein gives rise to the protein MIGDLIPWLAPIVVLLLILGSAIKILPEYQRGVVFFLGRFQGVKGPGLIIVIPGIQQIVRVDLRVITLDVPSQDVISRDNVTVRVNAVLYFRVVDPERAIIRVEDFNAATSQLSQTTLRSVLGKHDLDEMLSERDRLNSDIQEILDAQTEEWGIKVANVEIKHVDLNESMIRAIARQAEAERERRAKVIHAEGELQASQKLLEAAQVMSADSGAMQLRYLQTLSDMSNTNSSTIVFPLPLDMLKMFMEKATDKSQPQQSES
- a CDS encoding L,D-transpeptidase family protein, translated to MAIPRLLILCLLALFFSASFPAYGSELLAKADSHMPAKDDALGNSLVVNKVLVKKEQRRLYLMNGEKVIRSYRISLGDNPEGHKLFEGDERTPEGDYTLDWRNSGSDFYKSIHISYPSGKDREMAESWGLDPGGSIMIHGLPNGAEDMAFAYTGLDWTNGCIAVNNQEIDEIWQLVNDGTPIRILP